The Macaca fascicularis isolate 582-1 chromosome 13, T2T-MFA8v1.1 sequence agaagtcccattaaaaaaaatgccaTGTACAGACATACAGTTACTGTGTACATTTGCTGTAGAAgtttctaaataataaaatgtctctcCATATCTCATCATGGACCAGTAACAGTTCACAGATAGGCACCATCTATGGCCACACTTCAAAAAACACTGTTTTAGagtgtgtatgtatctgtgtacTCATACATTTAAGTGTGTTGCCATGATCACATTATAACATAACATAGATCTTAGAACTTTTATATGAGAATTAAATGCACTTAGTAAGCTCTTTAGCAAAAGTGAATTTTTTCTATTAGTATTTACATGCTTAAATTATAAGCAAATACCAATAGTATACTCGTGAATACAGTTATATGTTTCAAAACCCAGTTGTCCAGTAGCACCTCTGATGCATGAACTAGAAAATGTTTTGCAATGTGAGATGAAACCACCTCCACTCTGATTCACCTTCAAGTTTAAACAGATACTTTAGATAGGAAATGTTCTATGCAAAGTAAATACACAAATGAGACTTTTAGTACTAAACAGTAGGAAATATGTCTATCACATGGAGTATTAGAGAAACCAGCTGTTAGTATCATAACCTTTCTTGCCCTGGAGAACAGTTAATTACTGGACTGGTCATTGGGATTGAcagccattttttaaatgttaacaaaatGAGGGGAAATGTTTCATGCAAGTAACTCCACATTCTTCGTAAGCATTAACAAATCTCAAGCCAGTTCTGATGTTGATAGGTCACAGCTTGTTCATCTGTCTCttctggagactgagacaggtgAGATGGTCTCAAGTGGCAGACTCCATGTCCACCTGTATACTGGCCTTGAGGGCAGCATGGCCTGCTTTCTGACAAAGTATGAGAAAGAAGTTCTGTGAAGTTTATGTTCcatttagccttatttctttagGACGAGACTTGAAATTCAAAATGGCGATCAGGTGCAGGAGGGGATGTTTAGCCTCTTGAAGGCCAGGGTATTCACGTGGGGCtccccactgggcctggccaagtGCCTACGACAGTGTAGATGTGGAGAAGTTAATAGAGGATTGAATGAGGTGTGATCAATCAGCTGAAGCAGTTCATTAAAAGGTAAGTGGCATTTAGAAGAGAAATTGGATAACTACAAAGCAGTTGCCTGTATATGAAGACATGAGAGTGAGTCACACTGAGGACAGGATTAGCAGGAGTCCCTGAGAATGCTGTAGTGGGAGACGGGGATGGTGAGGGAGCAAGCATGGGCCCGGCTTCATTTGAACCATGATCCTCGCCTGAACACCAAAAGGCAGATTTCTTGTTAAATGGTTAGAAAGTGAGGTCTTTGAGCCAAAGGCTAATGGACTTGAGATTGTTCTGTTTAGACAGTAGACGTTCTGAAAGGAGGTGGTGATCTTGGAGAGTTGGAAGGACCACTCCCTAGAAGGTGACAACCAGATGACAAAACGTATTCACGAAGGCCAGAGCAAGAGAGGACAGTCTGGCCTGTGAGCAGCAGGCGAGGTGGGGCAGGAGTTCCTCGCTGCAGTTTTAAAATTCCACCCATTACCGGATTCTCAGGGTCTGAGATACGAGGTCATGGTTTCTTCAAAATACGCATGTATCTCTGGAATCACAGGAGGTATTTTGTTAGGAAATGTCTCAAGTACCCAAACAGCAATGCTTATAATCAGAactaattactttaaaattaatccAGTTGTCTTCAGGCATAACTATGCGTGGATGAAATTGAGCCAAAGAAAAACTTAGGCTGGGAAATACGCATTCCTCCACTTGATTCTACAATGGAAAGTGGTGGCAGCTCAGTCACTGTGGTCATTTAACACACGCGCAGTGCTTTACCGCATGTCACCAACCAGGCAGAAAGGCTCTATGCTTAATGAGGAAGGAAAAGCATTTTGAAAGCATACACAGTTCTACCCAAATTATACATGTTCCCTTTCTTTAACTTGGTTCTTTTAATCCTTTAAGAAGTGCTCAAGCTGTAATCTGTGACACCTATATCTGTTTAGGTCATAGCATTGTAAGTGTTTTCTtgggctttaaaaataaatctacttGGGGGAGGGAAATTGAACCTGCACGATAATCTTAGGCATGCGAACACAAGCACATGAGCTGAGAAAGTCAAAATCATGGTTTCCATGGTAACTCTTAACTTGTCTGTGTCGTACACATTTCTCAAGAAATACACTCACCAGACTACCTAGTGATAAAAATTGCTCCACAGGCATACAAACGTGGATTTTCTAACTCTCTTATTGTAAAAggtcttccttcctcccacccctaaTTAATCCACGTGTACTTGTAAATAACCCTGGgtaggaaactgaggtccaagtcCTGCCCTCTAAATCAGTCTCTTTTTTTATGGTAGAAATCAGCTTTCATGTGATTAATGccatttcctccctctcccctctgcaGATTTATGTTGGGTAAAGGAGGAAAACGGAAGTTTGATGAGCATGAAGATGGGCTGGAAGGCAAAATCGTGTCTCCCTGTGACGGTCCATCCAAGGTGTCTTACACCTTACAGCGTCAGACTATCTTCAACATTTCCCTTATGAAACTCTATAACCACAGGCCCCTGACAGAGCCCAGCTTGCAAAAGACCGTTTTAATTAACAACATGTTGAGGCGGATCCAGGAGGAACTCAAACAGGAAGGCAGCCTGAGGCCCATGTTcaccccctcctcccagcccaccaCCGAGCCCAGTGACAGCTACCGAGAGGGCCCGCCGGCCTTCAGCCACCTGGCGCCcccatcctcccacccctgcGACCTCGGAAGCACTACGCCCCTGGAGGCCTGCCTCACCCCAGCCTCGCTGCTCGAGGACGACGATGACACATTTTGCACCTCCCAGGCCATGCAGCCCACGGCTCCCACCAAACTGTCACCTCCAACCCTCTCGCCAGAAAAGGACAGTTTCTCCTCTGCCTTGGACGAGATCGAGGAGCTCTGTCCCACATCTACCTCCACAGAGGCGGCCGCGGCTGCGACGGACAGCGTGAAAGGGACCTCCAGCGAGGCTGGTGCCCAGAAACCCGACGGTCCTCAAGAGAGCCGCGCAGATGACTCAAAACTGATGGACTCTCTGCCTGGGAATTTTGAAATAACGACGTCCACGGGTTTCCTCACAGACTTGACCCTGGATGACATCCTGTTTGCTGACATTGATACGTCCATGTATGATTTTGACCCCTGCACTTCCTCATCAGGGACAGCCTCAAAAATGGCCCCTGTGTCTGCCGACGACCTCCTCAAAACTCTGGCTCCTTACAGCAGTCAGCCTGTCGCCCCAAGTCAGCCTTTCAAAATGGACCTCACAGAGCTGGACCACATCATGGAGGTGCTTGTCGGGTCCTAAGACCCAGGGACCCAGCGACTGTGCCCACCCAGACCCCAGAGCGTTCCCATAACCCTGACAATTCTCCACACTGTGCATGCACCCTTGCTTGCctttttcagagaaaaagaaaattttacaacAGGATCACACTAGTTTTTGCTTTGAGCAGAGTTGGAGTGCCTTCATCCAAGTATGACCACTTGTAATACACTTTTTTGAGTGGTTCCTCAGAGACCTACTACCCTGGTTTAGGAAAGAATCCATTCGAAGACAATGTTGCAATGTtgaatgacaaaaataaacagttcAAGTGAAGCACAAGGATTAAGTTGGGAAAGCTGTAAATTGCATGTgcatatttgtctattttttctataAGTTTTATTGCAAGAGgtaaagaagaaaactatatatatatatatatacacacacacacacacacacacacatatatatatatatatatatatatatcttatttagaTAATCTCAGTACCTTTTCTGGCATTTTCGCCCTGTATAGGTTGACTTGGCAATTCGGCCTTTTTAGAGGCATTAACTACTCCTCGTAAGTGTTGCATTTACATGGCTGTTTAGAAAACTGCTgcccaaatttattttatatttttgtacagaTTCTGCAGTTTATGatattgtttttctaaaaacaaatgcTGTTTATACATATGAGATAGCTATTTTGATAGGATTTGCTCACATAGTTCCTGCAAACTTCAGATGTACAAGTTGCACTTGTACTTTTAT is a genomic window containing:
- the SERTAD2 gene encoding SERTA domain-containing protein 2, coding for MLGKGGKRKFDEHEDGLEGKIVSPCDGPSKVSYTLQRQTIFNISLMKLYNHRPLTEPSLQKTVLINNMLRRIQEELKQEGSLRPMFTPSSQPTTEPSDSYREGPPAFSHLAPPSSHPCDLGSTTPLEACLTPASLLEDDDDTFCTSQAMQPTAPTKLSPPTLSPEKDSFSSALDEIEELCPTSTSTEAAAAATDSVKGTSSEAGAQKPDGPQESRADDSKLMDSLPGNFEITTSTGFLTDLTLDDILFADIDTSMYDFDPCTSSSGTASKMAPVSADDLLKTLAPYSSQPVAPSQPFKMDLTELDHIMEVLVGS